From a region of the Aeoliella mucimassa genome:
- a CDS encoding S1 family peptidase: MFRPISFSLLLCLVSLLTTDSTHSECIQLPNGTWQCLPTAPVQPREPPAQPAAMDVQVECPTARGSGTAVALDHSGGTLVVTNHHVIVGQSQVVLHNGAGRTCTAEVAAIDEQNDLALLLVAERWPRAILGSETLIGTPVQFRAFDAGVTFRKYLGHVRSEYYSGDGGRGYFATGNSVPGNSGGGVYYNGQLVGVVWGNPDGGTAFVPVTCVRALIDRVQNRAIPAPAFPKNQPLAPRMDPGPTDRSPATTPATDTPSPVAPQRICESCDCDERWEQLQQQLDRLEQRQLPQPQQSPASELPARELPTREQPEERTSLLTEIPWLQIIAAGMGVTSPIGLAMVGLGWMLRLKRSHEVRGAGGPRDDDFPRDQPHASQ, encoded by the coding sequence ATGTTCCGACCGATTTCGTTCTCGCTACTGCTGTGCCTGGTGAGTTTGCTCACGACGGACTCGACGCATAGCGAGTGCATTCAACTCCCCAACGGCACCTGGCAGTGCTTGCCGACGGCTCCGGTGCAACCACGTGAGCCGCCGGCGCAGCCCGCTGCGATGGACGTGCAGGTGGAGTGTCCCACTGCCCGCGGAAGCGGCACCGCGGTCGCGCTCGACCATAGCGGGGGAACGCTGGTGGTTACCAACCATCACGTGATCGTGGGTCAGTCGCAAGTGGTGCTGCACAACGGGGCAGGGCGGACCTGCACGGCCGAGGTGGCCGCGATCGACGAGCAGAACGACCTGGCGCTGCTACTAGTGGCCGAGCGATGGCCTCGCGCAATATTGGGGAGCGAAACGTTGATCGGCACCCCAGTGCAGTTTCGTGCGTTCGACGCCGGCGTGACTTTTCGCAAGTACCTTGGCCACGTGCGAAGCGAGTACTACAGCGGCGATGGAGGTCGCGGCTATTTCGCCACCGGCAACAGCGTGCCTGGCAACTCAGGCGGCGGGGTCTACTACAACGGTCAACTGGTGGGAGTCGTGTGGGGCAACCCCGATGGCGGTACCGCCTTCGTCCCCGTGACTTGCGTGCGGGCGTTGATCGACCGCGTGCAGAACCGCGCGATCCCTGCACCTGCGTTTCCCAAGAACCAGCCGCTCGCACCCCGCATGGATCCCGGGCCGACCGACCGTTCCCCGGCCACGACTCCTGCGACGGATACTCCTTCTCCAGTCGCTCCGCAGAGGATTTGCGAAAGCTGCGACTGCGACGAGCGATGGGAGCAACTGCAGCAGCAACTCGACCGACTCGAGCAGCGGCAACTTCCACAGCCGCAGCAGTCGCCGGCTAGTGAGTTGCCCGCACGGGAGTTGCCTACACGAGAACAGCCAGAGGAGCGAACGTCGCTACTAACCGAGATTCCCTGGCTGCAAATCATCGCAGCTGGGATGGGCGTCACCAGTCCCATCGGCTTGGCGATGGTCGGCCTCGGCTGGATGCTGCGACTCAAGCGATCGCACGAAGTGCGCGGTGCCGGAGGTCCGCGCGACGACGACTTTCCCCGCGACCAGCCCCACGCTTCCCAGTAA